The following nucleotide sequence is from Roseivirga sp. BDSF3-8.
ATGATAGCGGAGGGGGGCCAGCCAACCTTAGCCAGACATTTACAGAGGAAATACGGGACTATTACCAAACAAATACCAGCCTTTCCTTGGTTTCGTCTGACGGAGACCTGCAACTGGATGGTAGTATAGTCAGCTGGACAGTCTCCCCCCTGGCACCTCAGGCTACCGGCTCAGCAGCTACTACTGACGTAGCCGGGCAGGAACGACTTACTATCGGAGTCAAAGTTATCTATGTTAATACCTTGGACGAGGACCAGAACTTTGAAAGAAATTTTAGTTTTTATGCTGACTTCGACCCTGCAAGGAATACCTTGACTGAGGTAGAAAACCAGCTGATTGAGACAATTTTCGATCAGATCATATTTGACATTTTCAACGCCACGGTTGCCAATTGGTAAACCTTGACGTATTTTGTCTATTCACCTTTTACAAAAGAGCCTACTGTGAACAAAACCCGCTTCCTGGAAATACTTTCTGACCCTAAGGGAATGAACGACTTCGAAATGCAGGAACTCGAATCGCTGGTCGAGTCAATGCCTTATTCCCAGCCTGTTCACATGGCGCTCGCCATTAAGAAAAACAGCGATAGCGCGGATGAGGGAACCAGCAGGCAAGCTGTTAAGAATGCCTCTCTTTATACGTTTGACCGCAGAAGGCTGAAGCAAATACTTCAGGGCGGCCTTCCCCCGTCACCGAAGTTTTATACTTATGAAGAAGTTATTGAGGAGGTGCCAAGCTCCAATTATTTGGAAGAAAGTGCTGGTGCAGACACTCAGGAAAGTGAAATAATACCTGCAGAAACTGAGGAGAGGCATACAGAAATTTCTCTGACTTCAGAAGAACCTGCAGAACCTTCTTTGCCGGTAGAGGATTTTCCTCAGGCAGAAAGCTCCGAAGTACATTCAGAGATAGAAGAAACGCTCAGGCAGCTTAAAGCGGCCCGGGAAAAATCAGAACAGAATGAGGACGAGTCCGCTAATCTCATGTCTGAGAACCCGGGAGAGGAAATCCACATCGAGGAGAAGGCATCCGTAAAGGAAACATCTGCCCCCCCGACTGAGGAGGAAACGGAGTCTGTAGAAATTGAAACAGTATCAGAAACACCTGATACTCCTGCCGCCTACACCGATACCCGGGACAAAAGGCGGGAACAAATGCAGCTTATCGACCGGTTCATTGAAAAAAGTCCCTCTATTTCCCAGTCTGATAAGTATAAACATGCAGATGGGGATTATGAAGGTAAAGACCTGTCTTCTAATACAGCAGGGATTACTGATAACACCCTGATTTCTGAAAATCTCGCCAATATTATGGTTAGACAGGGAAAGATTGACCGGGCAATCGATATTTATAAAAAGCTTATTTGGAAGTTTCCGCAAAAAAAGAGTTATTTTGCATCTCGAATTGAAGAACTGAAATCGAACGGATAGGAGAATGTTTATTATAATATCAATTTCAATTTTCGTTGCCTTGTTATTGATTCTGGTGGTGCTGGCACAGAATTCTAAAGGTGGCGGACTTTCAAGCCAATTTACTGGTGGAGGTGCAAACCAAATCATTGGAGTAAAGCGCACTACCGATCTGCTTGAAAAAGTTACCTGGACTCTGGCCATCGGCCTTGTTATACTCTGTGTATCTTCCAGCTTTGTGATTGATGATACAGCAGTAGTAAATGATGAGTTTACCTCTCCTAACCTGGAGCGGGCCCGTGAAGATCAGCCTGGTTCTCTTTTCGAGTCAACACAGGAAACACTTGAGGAAAATGCTCCTGATCAGGAAATGGAAATAGGAACGGCTACCGAGGAAGCCCAGGAGGGTAATGACGGTGAACCTGACGCTAATGATCAGTAAGTAAATATTCCAATATATAGAATTACAAAGCCCGCTAACTGCGGGCTTTTTTATTAATCGAATTAAAACCACCGTCTTAGACGGTGGTCATGTTTGAGGGCTATGCCAGTAGGGGTATATTGTGGAATGAGCAAGTATCGTAAGCTATCGCATAGCTTTTACTATTGTGTCTATCATGTAGTATGGACCCCGAAGTACCGCCACCGTATACTTCGTGATATTGTTGCAGATACGTTGGAGAATAAGATAAAGACGATATGTGAATGGAAGGAGGTCAAGGTAGAAGAGTTGAACATTCAGCCAGATCACGTTCATTTGGTATGTAGTATACCTCCGAAACTTAGTGTATCAGACTTCATGGGTATTCTCAAGGGTAAGACAGCGATCATGATGTTTAAGAACTTCAAGAGTCTTCGCAGAAAACCCTATTGGGGCAATCATTTTTGGTCACGAGGCTATTTTGTAAGTACGGTAGGCATAGATGAAGAAAAGATAAAGCGGTATGTTAAGTATCAGGAGAAGGAAGATAAGAAAGAGGATGGGGATATAGATATCCCGCTATTCGATAACTGACTATCCCCCTTTGGGGGTAATAACCATTGAAAACCCCCTCCTTTGGTGGGGGTAATTTATTTTAATCAAGTTAGGCGGCCGGATTAATGTATCTGACTAATAGTCTCTTTGCCACCGGCAAAAGAGTACATTCATAGGGCACCTTACTATTTGCATGTATCAGGTAAGTTGCCGGATTAGGAAGATCCGGATTATTCCTGATCAGCTCAAGCTTTAGCTGTTCGTATGTCCTGGCCAGACTACTACGTGTACGGTCCAGAAGCTCAGTGCTAATAGCCCTGTATCGCTCTTCTGAGTTATCGAATATAGTAATCCTGTACCTGTAGATATCCAGGTCTTTATCTTTTTCCTGTGCAATGAAAAAGTACCCCTCATCATTATAAATTGGAACGAGTCCGATAGGTTCAATATTCAGGGAATTCTCCACCTCCTCATAGATGTCCTTTCCGTCCTCAAGCCTTCTTCTACATTCAGGGATAGCAAAATCTACTATGCTATCAATCTCTGCCATAAGTTCAGTGTCCTCCACTAGCCGTGTATAGGTCATTTTAAGCCTTTCAAAGTCAGCTTTTGACAAAGTGGCAGGAAATTTATCATACATTAGCGTCTTCTCTCTCTTTAAAACCAAGAGGTTACGGTAATGAGAGACAATTTCTGACAGATAGGGGTATAGCTTCTTCTCTTTGAACTGATTCTCCACCTCTTTCAGGTAGGCAAGCAAGATGTATTTTTTGTATTCCAGATCAATAAGATCTTTCACTACCCAATCATCATCCAATCTCTTCATGCAGCCTATATTTATCTAACAAAACTTAATTTTAAATAAAATAGCTATAGCCAAATAATAACGCAACCCGCAACAATGTCAGTACATTAGCCGGTAGGACTTTATGACGTAATTTTTACTGAAAAAATGTCCTGAAAACCTGACAAATAGGTCGAAAAAGTGATTTGGCACAGGAAATGCAATACGGATAATTATATTTTTAATTGAGAATTAACTTAATCTCTAATAGTCTGAACAATGTCAAAATTGAACATTAAGCCTCTTGCAGACAGAGTGGTGGTTGCACCTGCTGCAGCAGAAGAAAAAACCGCTTCCGGTATCATTATTCCTGATACAGCTAAGGAGAAGCCTCAGCAGGGTGAAGTAGTTGCTGTAGGAAATGGCAAAAAGGATGAGCCATTAACCGTTCAGGTAGGAGATAAAATCCTCTATGGTAAGTACGCAGGTACTGAAATCACTGTTGAAGGCAGGGAATACCTTATAATGAGAGAGTCAGATATTTTTGCGATCGTATAATCCGGTCTGACCCCACCCTACTTACTTAATTCAAAAAACATTTATTCTAAAGCATTTTAAATATGGCCAAAAACATTTTCTTCGACTCAGAAGCAAGGGAAAAGTTAAAAAAAGGTGTAGACCGCCTGGCTGATGCAGTTAAGGTAACCCTTGGTCCTAAGGGACGTAATGTTATCCTTGATAAAAAATTCGGAGCCCCCACTATCACAAAGGATGGTGTGTCTGTAGCAAAAGAAATTGAGCTGAAAGACGCTATCGAAAATATGGGTGCTCAACTTGTAAAAGAAGTTGCCTCTAAAACTGCCGATGATGCAGGTGATGGTACTACTACAGCTACCGTGCTTACTCAGGCTATCTTTGCTCACGGTATCAAGAACGTAGCAGCTGGTGCCAACCCGATGGATCTTAAGAGAGGTATAGAGAAAGCTGTCCAGGCTGTTGTTGCTAACCTTAAGGAGCAGAGCCGTCAGATTTCTGATAACAACGAAATTGCTCAGGTTGCCAGCATCTCTGCCAATAACGACAAAGAGATCGGTAAAATGATTGCCGATGCGATGGCGAAAGTTGGTACTGATGGCGTGATCACTGTTGAGGAAGCTAAAGGTACCGAAACTGAGATCAAAACGGTTGAAGGTATGCAATTCGACCGCGGATATCAGTCTCCTTACTTTGTGACTAACACAGAGAAAATGGAAGCTGAGCTTGAGAATCCTTACATCCTGATCTATGATAAAAAGATCAGCGCGATGAAGGAGCTTCTTCCTGTTCTTGAAGCAGTTGCTCAGACTGGAAAACCTCTTCTTATCATCTCTGAAGAAGTAGATGGTGAAGCCCTTGCTACCCTAGTTGTAAACAAGATCCGTGGTGCACTGAAAGTTGCTGCTGTTAAGGCTCCTGGTTTCGGCGACAGAAGAAAAGCTATGCTCGAGGATATTGCCATCCTTACAGGTGGTACTGTCATCTCGGAAGAAAGAGGATACAAACTCGAAAATGCAACTATTGACTATCTTGGTACTGCCGAAAAAGTAAATATCGATAAGGATAACACGACCATCGTAAATGGTGCCGGTGAATCTTCCAATATCGAAGCCCGTGTAGCTGAGATCAAAGCTCAGATGGAAAGCACTACGTCTGACTACGATCGTGAGAAGCTCCAGGAGCGTCTTGCTAAACTTAGTGGTGGTGTTGCTATCCTATACATAGGCGCAGCTACTGAGGTTGAAATGAAAGAGAAGAAAGACCGCGTGGATGACGCCCTGCATGCAACAAGAGCTGCTGTAGAAGAAGGTATCATTCCAGGTGGTGGAGTAGCCTTCATTCGTTCACTGACTTCTCTGGACTCAGTAGATACAGAAAACGAAGATCAGAGCACTGGTGTGAATATCATTCGCCTGGCACTTGAAGCTCCTCTTAGAACAATCGTATCTAACGCCGGTGGTGAAGGTAGCGTGATCGTAAATGAAGTACGTAACAACCAGGGTGACTACGGATATAACGCCCGCGAGAATAAGTTCGAGAATCTGATTTCTGTAGGCATCATTGACCCTACGAAAGTATCTCGCCTTGCATTGGAAAATGCAGCTTCTATTGCTTCTCTCCTGCTGACTACCGAATGTGTAGTAGCTGATGAGCCTGAAGAAGATGGAGGTCCTGCAGGTGGCGGCATGCCTCCAATGGGTGGCGGCATGGGTGGCATGATGTAATGCTTCCTTCCGTTGAAAAAAAGAAAGGCTGCTTACAATCGTAAGCAGCCTTTCTTTTTTTTATGCCAGTAATTATAAGCTTGGCTATGTTTTTAACTAGGTCTAAGCTATTCAGCTATTCATGACGACCATTTCAACCGGAAGACGGATGATTTCTTTAAAGTCCTCTCCGCTCTCTTGCATATCTTCATCCTCTTCATCATAATACCAGGTAACACGGGTAGTATGGCCCTGGTCACTCAGGCGCTCCAGTTTTCTGAATATTTCCACTAAAATACTAAAAACTTTTTTTCTGACTTTAACATCAGGTTCAGAGTTTCGAAGGATTGCTTCGGCATTGATGATCAGATCGTCGATTTTGCCCTGATCAAGCTGCCCTTGAAACTGCAGAAGGGTCCTGTCCGAACTTTCAGGCCTTATTTGAAAAACCTCCGTCATAAATATTGCTGGCTGATGACGATAGAAATAACAGATTAATTTAAATTATTCTAAAAATATACTAATACTTCAAAAAAGCCAATTTATTACCACTTATATTTAATACACAAAAAAGCCACCCGCTAAAAGCGAGTGGCTCTTGAAATCTTATTGTATGCCAGCTTAAGGACGAATCTCTGCGTCAGTTAGCTGGGCCTCTTCTACTCTTTCCGCATCGTCTTCATCCAGGGAAGCGTCTTCAGCTCCGTGGCTTAGTTTATTAAGTCGCTTAGAGAAAAGCATCAAAAGCAAACCAAGTGCAATAGTGGTAACCGCAATACCCCCAAAGATTTGAAGCTCTCCAAGGCTTTGAGCCCATTCTCCAAGGGCTCCGGCAAGCTTATTACCAAGTCCTGTAACGGCAAAGTATACCCCCATCACAGAAGCTACCATACGGGCGGGCGCAAGCTTTGTAATATAAGAGAGTGCCACAGGAGACAGGGCCAGCTCACCGAGTGTATGGAACAGGTAGGCAAGTACCAGCCAATACATCGCAGACATACCGTCTGCAGCGGCTCCCCTCTGCAGGGCAGCAAATACCATGAAGATAAAACCAGCACCCATTACGGCGGTGCCCAGTCCCATTTTGAAAATACTTGGAGGATTTTTACCACGCCTGGCAAGGAACACCCACAGGCTGGCAATGATACCACCAAATATTAAAATAAAGAGGGCATTCAGACTCTGGAACCATGAAGCCGGAACAATGAATCCCTGAAGGTCATTAGCCAGATCATAAATGACGTATGAGTTACCATCTTTTACGATAGGGGCTGTTTCATCCATTACGCTGTTATAAACGGTGCCATCAGCGCCTTCATGTTGAATGACATAGCTATCGTAGCTGAGCAGGGAAGAGTTGATACTATCAGTAGCACCTAATTGAGTCTGTATCTCAGAAAAATTCCTTGAGGTAGGATTAAACAGGTTACCAAAGAACTCACCCAACCCGTCATATTCAGTGACCTGCTTATTCTCAATGAAGTATTTAGCCTGAGCTATTGCCAGTGAGTCATCTGCCGATGTACCGGCAGTACGGTACTCATTCACAGTGAGTTCCTGCCCAATGTACCTGTCCGTGTAGTTCTTGGTGTAAAGGTTCATCAACCCACCAGCCTGCTCAAAGGCTGCCCAGAATACCAATACGATAACGAAGGAAATACCCAGTAAAACAAGACGGTCTTTTTCGTTGCCGGTAAGGCTCTTTGAGGTTCCATTAGGGTTTTTAGCAAGGCTCTCTTTTCTTGATTTAGCATCATTGAGATCACCCACTCCCTTAAGGTGTTTTTGTCCCGCAATAAAGACGATCTGTCCCAGAAGCATACCAAAGCCTGCAAGGCTAAAACCATAGTGCCAGCCGATGGTCTCTCCCACATATCCTACAATAATGGCGGCAAGGA
It contains:
- the lptE gene encoding LPS assembly lipoprotein LptE, translating into MSRVISVICTLLFMSVSQSCGVYSLSGNTLNPAIQTVSIANFYNDSGGGPANLSQTFTEEIRDYYQTNTSLSLVSSDGDLQLDGSIVSWTVSPLAPQATGSAATTDVAGQERLTIGVKVIYVNTLDEDQNFERNFSFYADFDPARNTLTEVENQLIETIFDQIIFDIFNATVANW
- the secG gene encoding preprotein translocase subunit SecG — translated: MFIIISISIFVALLLILVVLAQNSKGGGLSSQFTGGGANQIIGVKRTTDLLEKVTWTLAIGLVILCVSSSFVIDDTAVVNDEFTSPNLERAREDQPGSLFESTQETLEENAPDQEMEIGTATEEAQEGNDGEPDANDQ
- the tnpA gene encoding IS200/IS605 family transposase, which produces MSKYRKLSHSFYYCVYHVVWTPKYRHRILRDIVADTLENKIKTICEWKEVKVEELNIQPDHVHLVCSIPPKLSVSDFMGILKGKTAIMMFKNFKSLRRKPYWGNHFWSRGYFVSTVGIDEEKIKRYVKYQEKEDKKEDGDIDIPLFDN
- the groES gene encoding co-chaperone GroES, encoding MSKLNIKPLADRVVVAPAAAEEKTASGIIIPDTAKEKPQQGEVVAVGNGKKDEPLTVQVGDKILYGKYAGTEITVEGREYLIMRESDIFAIV
- the groL gene encoding chaperonin GroEL (60 kDa chaperone family; promotes refolding of misfolded polypeptides especially under stressful conditions; forms two stacked rings of heptamers to form a barrel-shaped 14mer; ends can be capped by GroES; misfolded proteins enter the barrel where they are refolded when GroES binds) gives rise to the protein MAKNIFFDSEAREKLKKGVDRLADAVKVTLGPKGRNVILDKKFGAPTITKDGVSVAKEIELKDAIENMGAQLVKEVASKTADDAGDGTTTATVLTQAIFAHGIKNVAAGANPMDLKRGIEKAVQAVVANLKEQSRQISDNNEIAQVASISANNDKEIGKMIADAMAKVGTDGVITVEEAKGTETEIKTVEGMQFDRGYQSPYFVTNTEKMEAELENPYILIYDKKISAMKELLPVLEAVAQTGKPLLIISEEVDGEALATLVVNKIRGALKVAAVKAPGFGDRRKAMLEDIAILTGGTVISEERGYKLENATIDYLGTAEKVNIDKDNTTIVNGAGESSNIEARVAEIKAQMESTTSDYDREKLQERLAKLSGGVAILYIGAATEVEMKEKKDRVDDALHATRAAVEEGIIPGGGVAFIRSLTSLDSVDTENEDQSTGVNIIRLALEAPLRTIVSNAGGEGSVIVNEVRNNQGDYGYNARENKFENLISVGIIDPTKVSRLALENAASIASLLLTTECVVADEPEEDGGPAGGGMPPMGGGMGGMM
- a CDS encoding SiaC family regulatory phosphoprotein, whose product is MTEVFQIRPESSDRTLLQFQGQLDQGKIDDLIINAEAILRNSEPDVKVRKKVFSILVEIFRKLERLSDQGHTTRVTWYYDEEDEDMQESGEDFKEIIRLPVEMVVMNS
- a CDS encoding peptide MFS transporter, which translates into the protein MSKRDTVNLPDNSDIERSTIGGHPKGLMILFFTEMWERFSYYGMRGILVLFLVSTVNGGFGWTESGALELYGWYTMLVYLVSVPGGWLADNIFGQKKAVLIGGFTLVAGHFLMAVPLEWAFYGALLLIVAGTGLLKPNISTMVGGLYKKGDNRRDAGFTIFYMGINLGAFLAAIIVGYVGETIGWHYGFSLAGFGMLLGQIVFIAGQKHLKGVGDLNDAKSRKESLAKNPNGTSKSLTGNEKDRLVLLGISFVIVLVFWAAFEQAGGLMNLYTKNYTDRYIGQELTVNEYRTAGTSADDSLAIAQAKYFIENKQVTEYDGLGEFFGNLFNPTSRNFSEIQTQLGATDSINSSLLSYDSYVIQHEGADGTVYNSVMDETAPIVKDGNSYVIYDLANDLQGFIVPASWFQSLNALFILIFGGIIASLWVFLARRGKNPPSIFKMGLGTAVMGAGFIFMVFAALQRGAAADGMSAMYWLVLAYLFHTLGELALSPVALSYITKLAPARMVASVMGVYFAVTGLGNKLAGALGEWAQSLGELQIFGGIAVTTIALGLLLMLFSKRLNKLSHGAEDASLDEDDAERVEEAQLTDAEIRP